Proteins encoded by one window of Salmonirosea aquatica:
- a CDS encoding ABC transporter permease/M1 family aminopeptidase gives MIPLLIMYFAGELVWRERDAGLSDIIDAAPVPDWALLSGKFLGLTLTIVAWMVLLMIGGIGMQLHLDYHNFEIDLYLQVLFGLQLADYLLFALLALVVHVMANQKYIGYLVVLLLYSFMAFSSHFGVEHPMLIFGADPGWWYTDMRGFGPTLGPWLWFKLYWVAWGILLAVAGRLLWVRGSDQRLSYRIQSAKRRFTPSTIWIATVGVGFVLTLGSFIFYNTNVRNEYLTTADLLEKKAEYERRYGQYLQTPHPQLTATRLHVELYPDRQEAVIRGTYTLVNKEAVSLDTIHIGSALGVEFREVSFSRPAVGVVIGKKLHHHIYRLNQPLQPGGSFQVNFVVYYKPHGFRHSGTNDLVVENGTYFTNYDLLPTIGYQRHREIMDAVVRKKYTLPARPVLPSLEDQQARKKPFSTDQTTFEAIVGTAQDEVVVAPGKLLKTWTEGGRCYFHYLTDAPIGSEYAILSGKYAVRESQWNNVAIRVYYHPGHARNIDRMLRSVQASLAYYTAQFGPYPFGHLTVVERAGPGAGATADAGIIYYGEQYALMNPDDSPDGFDLPYYILAHEVAHQWWGMARLTPAYVEGAGVLIEGLAVYSGMQVLERSYGEGHLQRYVDFLHSFYEMPRSGATATLLRANEEFLYYRKGGLALHALSKYIGKEKVNAALRRLLQKHDAGEVPLPATPDLYRELQNITPDSLHYLLHDLFEQNTYWRLKTKQLAVKQNKAGSWQVTMRVQAQKVIVDRTGHEKEVPMEDWLEVGLYEEGKGTSEPLYLRMHRIRSGEQTIQVTVPRTPARGGIDPNHLMIDLRLDDNMMHMDG, from the coding sequence GTGATCCCGCTTCTCATCATGTACTTCGCGGGCGAGCTGGTCTGGCGTGAGCGGGATGCGGGCCTGAGTGATATAATCGATGCCGCGCCGGTACCGGATTGGGCGCTCCTGAGCGGCAAGTTCCTGGGTCTGACTCTGACCATCGTGGCTTGGATGGTACTGCTCATGATCGGAGGTATCGGGATGCAACTACACCTGGATTACCACAACTTCGAGATAGACCTGTACCTGCAGGTGCTTTTCGGGCTCCAGCTGGCAGACTACCTGCTCTTTGCTTTGCTGGCCCTGGTGGTGCACGTAATGGCGAATCAAAAATACATAGGGTACCTGGTGGTGCTTTTGCTTTACAGCTTCATGGCTTTTTCCTCCCATTTTGGGGTGGAGCACCCCATGCTTATTTTTGGCGCAGACCCGGGATGGTGGTACACTGACATGCGGGGTTTCGGACCTACGCTTGGGCCGTGGCTTTGGTTTAAGCTATACTGGGTAGCCTGGGGTATACTGCTTGCCGTGGCAGGGAGATTGCTCTGGGTACGGGGAAGCGATCAACGTCTGAGCTACCGAATTCAGTCAGCAAAGCGCCGCTTCACCCCCTCAACCATCTGGATAGCCACAGTCGGTGTTGGGTTTGTTCTTACCCTGGGAAGCTTCATTTTCTACAATACCAATGTGCGCAACGAGTACCTAACCACAGCCGACCTACTGGAAAAGAAGGCCGAATACGAACGGCGCTACGGCCAGTACCTCCAGACTCCGCACCCCCAGCTGACAGCCACCCGGCTGCACGTCGAACTCTATCCCGACCGGCAGGAAGCTGTCATACGGGGTACCTATACCTTGGTAAACAAGGAGGCAGTATCCCTAGACACCATCCATATAGGGAGCGCTTTGGGTGTAGAGTTTAGAGAAGTAAGTTTCAGTCGGCCAGCCGTTGGCGTGGTGATAGGCAAAAAACTCCACCACCACATTTACAGGCTGAATCAACCGCTACAGCCAGGAGGTTCATTCCAAGTGAACTTTGTAGTGTATTATAAACCGCATGGCTTCCGGCATAGCGGTACCAATGACTTGGTGGTAGAGAATGGCACCTACTTTACAAATTACGACCTGCTTCCTACGATTGGTTACCAACGTCATCGGGAGATAATGGATGCGGTCGTAAGAAAAAAGTATACACTTCCGGCGCGCCCAGTACTTCCCTCCCTCGAGGACCAGCAGGCCCGAAAAAAGCCGTTCAGTACCGATCAGACTACCTTCGAAGCCATTGTGGGTACGGCACAGGATGAAGTAGTCGTTGCACCAGGTAAGTTGCTTAAAACCTGGACGGAAGGCGGCCGGTGCTACTTCCACTACCTGACGGATGCTCCCATCGGGAGCGAGTACGCCATCCTGTCCGGTAAATACGCGGTGCGGGAAAGCCAATGGAATAACGTTGCAATCCGGGTGTACTACCATCCCGGACACGCCCGGAACATAGACCGTATGCTCCGGAGCGTACAGGCTTCGCTGGCGTATTACACGGCGCAGTTCGGCCCCTACCCCTTTGGCCATCTGACCGTAGTAGAGCGCGCCGGTCCCGGAGCAGGAGCCACTGCGGATGCGGGCATCATCTACTACGGAGAACAGTACGCCCTGATGAATCCCGATGACAGCCCGGATGGGTTCGACCTGCCCTACTACATTCTGGCGCATGAAGTGGCGCACCAGTGGTGGGGGATGGCCCGGTTGACCCCGGCCTACGTCGAGGGAGCCGGGGTTCTGATTGAGGGCCTGGCCGTGTACTCTGGCATGCAGGTTCTGGAAAGGAGCTACGGCGAGGGGCATTTGCAACGATACGTGGACTTTCTGCATTCCTTCTACGAAATGCCCCGCTCAGGCGCCACGGCTACCCTGCTCCGGGCGAATGAAGAATTTCTCTACTACCGAAAGGGGGGACTCGCCCTGCATGCCCTGAGTAAGTACATCGGCAAGGAAAAGGTCAATGCCGCGCTGCGACGTCTGCTCCAAAAGCACGACGCGGGGGAGGTACCCCTGCCGGCCACCCCGGACCTTTACCGGGAACTACAAAACATCACCCCGGACTCTTTACATTACCTGTTACACGACCTGTTTGAGCAGAACACGTATTGGCGCCTCAAAACAAAGCAACTGGCGGTAAAGCAAAACAAAGCAGGCAGCTGGCAGGTGACTATGAGGGTACAGGCACAAAAGGTAATAGTGGATAGAACGGGTCATGAAAAAGAAGTTCCGATGGAGGATTGGCTGGAGGTTGGCCTTTATGAGGAGGGCAAGGGGACAAGCGAGCCTCTCTACCTTCGGATGCACCGCATACGCTCGGGGGAACAGACCATTCAAGTGACCGTACCGCGAACACCCGCACGCGGCGGCATTGACCCCAACCACCTGATGATCGACCTGAGGCTTGACGATAATATGATGCACATGGACGGGTAA
- a CDS encoding GREB1-related protein translates to MEVKIIIPSHKRWSRVLTTSAVYGAALCVEESQAEQYRKCNPGIEIITHPDSVIGLTRKREWMIRNLGDVFMLDDDIDHLRRVYGESGEEPIVEPDLAYDIVQMTAHAARKAGAYLYGFAISPNPIRFSSLSPIQLSGYVTGCAHGVLSGSKLWYNGDIHCNEDFWISLLNAYHHRLIYKDTRFYWAQKDTFVNRGGLAEFRNVENEEKDFHLLRKVFGDVVELRKSTNKSNLKDPYQKTLKMPF, encoded by the coding sequence ATGGAAGTAAAGATTATAATTCCCTCGCACAAACGGTGGAGCCGGGTGCTGACCACCAGTGCGGTGTATGGGGCCGCACTCTGCGTAGAAGAGAGCCAGGCGGAGCAGTACCGGAAATGCAATCCGGGCATCGAGATCATCACGCATCCGGACAGTGTGATCGGGTTGACGCGGAAGCGGGAGTGGATGATCAGGAACCTGGGGGATGTGTTCATGCTCGACGATGACATCGACCATTTGCGGCGGGTGTACGGCGAGTCAGGTGAAGAACCGATTGTGGAGCCGGACTTGGCGTATGATATCGTCCAGATGACGGCTCACGCGGCCCGGAAGGCGGGGGCTTACCTATACGGTTTTGCGATTTCGCCGAACCCAATCCGGTTCAGTAGTCTGAGCCCCATCCAGCTGAGTGGCTACGTGACGGGCTGCGCGCATGGGGTACTCTCAGGCTCGAAACTGTGGTATAATGGCGATATCCATTGCAATGAGGATTTCTGGATCTCGCTGCTGAATGCGTACCACCATCGGCTGATTTACAAGGATACGCGCTTCTACTGGGCGCAGAAGGATACGTTCGTGAACCGGGGCGGGTTGGCGGAGTTTCGGAACGTGGAGAATGAGGAGAAGGACTTCCATTTGCTCCGGAAGGTTTTTGGGGACGTGGTGGAGTTGCGAAAATCTACGAATAAAAGTAACCTTAAAGATCCCTATCAGAAGACCTTGAAAATGCCATTTTAG
- a CDS encoding XRE family transcriptional regulator, giving the protein MQENLRFLRKANKLSLREVGELFGIQAAAVQKWEKGTSKPSIEQLALLSERYNVSLIDIVNENIVEDYPHKIKYPEDLEFIELPFVSVPARASFIEMPDGLKGNTHETYTVIKKGNGSFEGQICIEVNGDSMEPNYPSTTVVRCKQVDPNDWPYITSGVYVVVFANSFVIKRIRDNNYQEGFLTLHSDNTETGGKINVKTQDLRQIWKVLRIVDAPAR; this is encoded by the coding sequence ATGCAAGAGAATTTACGGTTTCTAAGAAAAGCTAATAAGCTGAGTTTAAGAGAGGTAGGAGAACTATTTGGGATACAAGCCGCTGCTGTACAGAAGTGGGAGAAAGGTACAAGCAAGCCTAGTATTGAGCAACTAGCCTTATTATCAGAACGTTACAATGTATCTTTAATAGACATAGTCAATGAAAACATTGTTGAAGACTATCCTCATAAGATAAAATACCCTGAGGATCTTGAATTTATCGAGTTGCCCTTCGTATCGGTACCGGCGCGCGCAAGCTTCATCGAAATGCCCGATGGACTCAAAGGCAACACCCATGAAACCTACACGGTAATTAAGAAAGGCAATGGCTCCTTTGAAGGACAGATTTGTATTGAAGTGAATGGCGATAGCATGGAGCCCAACTACCCCAGTACTACGGTCGTGCGCTGCAAGCAGGTAGATCCGAATGATTGGCCTTATATCACGAGCGGCGTGTACGTGGTCGTTTTCGCCAATTCGTTCGTCATAAAACGCATCCGCGACAACAACTACCAGGAAGGTTTCCTGACCCTGCACAGCGACAACACCGAAACCGGTGGCAAAATCAATGTCAAAACCCAGGATCTGCGCCAGATATGGAAAGTACTGCGGATTGTGGATGCCCCGGCGCGGTGA
- a CDS encoding S49 family peptidase, with product MLHRFFTGPWAIEPRLHDRLAPLVLSGRVDLDGAKLARARRSPRFESARSGSAAVAAIMAAANTVSGPASKASLIPIISIIGTMTRYGDMCSYGTEDIATWILEADADERVLGVVLEIDSGGGEVSGTELLAEVVRQCAKPVVAYVTGMAASAAYWVAAATDWIVMESPTASEVGSIGVLAMHVDLSKKLEKEGMKVTIIRAEGSENKALFNSVEPLNEKLIKEVRAEMNPIRDAFEASVRADRPGISDQVFETKGGMFNAIAALENGMADEIGYLGNAVAKVQQLAA from the coding sequence ATGCTTCACCGCTTCTTTACCGGCCCCTGGGCCATCGAGCCCCGCCTGCACGACCGCCTGGCTCCGCTGGTGCTCAGCGGGCGCGTGGACCTGGACGGGGCCAAGCTGGCCCGCGCCCGGCGCTCGCCCCGCTTCGAGTCGGCCCGCTCGGGGTCGGCGGCCGTGGCGGCCATCATGGCCGCTGCCAATACGGTATCCGGTCCGGCTTCCAAGGCTTCCCTCATTCCCATCATTTCGATCATCGGCACGATGACCCGCTACGGGGACATGTGCAGCTACGGCACGGAGGACATCGCGACCTGGATTCTGGAAGCGGATGCCGACGAGCGCGTGCTGGGCGTGGTGCTGGAGATCGACTCGGGCGGGGGCGAAGTGAGCGGCACCGAGCTGCTGGCCGAAGTGGTGCGGCAGTGCGCCAAGCCGGTGGTGGCCTACGTGACGGGCATGGCCGCCAGTGCGGCCTACTGGGTGGCGGCGGCCACGGACTGGATCGTGATGGAGAGCCCCACGGCCTCGGAAGTGGGGTCGATCGGCGTGCTGGCCATGCACGTGGATCTAAGCAAGAAGCTGGAAAAGGAGGGCATGAAGGTGACCATCATCCGGGCGGAAGGCTCGGAGAACAAGGCGCTCTTCAACTCGGTGGAACCGCTCAACGAAAAACTGATCAAGGAAGTGCGGGCGGAGATGAACCCGATCCGGGACGCCTTCGAGGCCTCGGTGCGGGCGGACCGTCCGGGTATTTCCGATCAGGTTTTCGAGACCAAGGGCGGCATGTTCAATGCGATCGCGGCTTTGGAAAACGGCATGGCCGACGAGATCGGGTACCTGGGCAATGCCGTGGCCAAGGTGCAGCAGCTGGCTGCATAA
- a CDS encoding N-6 DNA methylase, giving the protein MGYMMDAPPSVGPMIKILRDMGQYRYDPADVFRDFIDYAVACLLVHGDKEVAERLKRKYGAEYSQLNGLLVAWIGILDREVADDGRSWFDALGTVYEYLASTHKKGWLGQFFTPSELCDLCTRIASDPENKPVGKRINDPAVGSGRMLLSYLAHNPGNYLYGEDIDPICAKMCALNLAFHGGQGQVSCMDSLALDDFRFGFQVNPYHAAGRYAAAGPPIPHLLPIGKEQSVTWQRGRQLMEEFKAGKVPAPAPKPTPPKPAKPQPMVSQLSLF; this is encoded by the coding sequence ATGGGATATATGATGGATGCTCCGCCTTCGGTGGGGCCGATGATCAAGATATTGCGTGATATGGGCCAGTATCGATACGACCCGGCGGACGTGTTCCGCGACTTCATCGACTACGCGGTGGCCTGCCTGCTGGTACATGGGGATAAGGAAGTGGCCGAGCGGCTGAAACGGAAGTATGGGGCCGAGTACTCGCAACTCAATGGCTTGCTGGTGGCCTGGATCGGGATACTGGACCGGGAGGTGGCCGATGATGGCCGCTCGTGGTTCGATGCCCTGGGGACGGTGTATGAGTACCTGGCCAGTACCCATAAGAAGGGCTGGCTGGGGCAGTTCTTCACGCCCTCGGAACTGTGCGATCTGTGTACGAGGATCGCCTCGGACCCTGAGAATAAGCCGGTGGGTAAGCGGATCAATGATCCGGCCGTGGGCAGCGGGCGGATGCTGCTGAGCTACCTGGCGCATAATCCGGGCAACTACCTGTACGGCGAGGACATCGACCCGATCTGTGCGAAGATGTGCGCGCTGAACCTGGCCTTCCACGGCGGGCAGGGGCAGGTGAGCTGCATGGATTCGCTGGCGCTGGATGACTTTCGGTTCGGGTTCCAGGTGAATCCTTACCATGCGGCGGGTCGGTACGCCGCAGCGGGGCCGCCTATACCGCATCTGTTGCCGATCGGGAAGGAGCAGTCGGTGACCTGGCAGCGGGGGCGTCAGCTGATGGAGGAGTTCAAGGCCGGGAAGGTACCTGCACCCGCGCCTAAGCCAACCCCGCCCAAGCCCGCTAAACCCCAGCCGATGGTGTCGCAGCTATCGCTGTTTTGA
- a CDS encoding abortive infection system antitoxin AbiGi family protein — protein MKKDWGTSHHLNPMIYLANNSFLSEIISTISQDLLGLTTLKFNIQGILNYFKYVKNFEDTDVLKYINQIDFLINKKSISESNVIETRINCGNGYIGLQGYRHILFTKPYIGDYNVKGKYTINDYIFYNEREWRYIPLNLTEIDMLMTPMSPAFYRFFKEKYNDVRSEADIQKVAYENYIKSLDIPYNNNSAFLNFTPNDISFIIVHGQKDVEDLIDHILNKKTVGIGGKKIESDKERYALISKILSYEQIKEDIFSH, from the coding sequence ATGAAGAAGGATTGGGGAACTAGTCATCACTTAAATCCCATGATTTATTTAGCAAACAATTCTTTTCTTTCTGAAATAATATCAACAATTAGTCAAGACCTATTAGGGTTAACCACTCTTAAATTTAATATTCAAGGTATTCTGAATTATTTCAAATATGTTAAAAATTTCGAAGATACGGATGTATTAAAATATATCAATCAAATTGATTTTTTAATAAACAAAAAATCAATTAGTGAGTCAAATGTTATTGAAACAAGGATAAACTGTGGCAATGGCTATATAGGTTTGCAAGGATATAGACATATACTTTTTACAAAACCATACATTGGAGATTATAATGTCAAGGGGAAATATACAATTAATGATTATATTTTTTATAATGAAAGAGAATGGAGATATATACCACTCAATTTAACGGAAATTGATATGCTTATGACTCCTATGTCCCCAGCATTTTATAGATTTTTTAAAGAAAAGTACAATGATGTAAGGTCAGAAGCTGATATTCAGAAAGTAGCATATGAAAACTATATTAAATCTTTGGATATTCCGTACAATAATAATTCAGCTTTTTTAAATTTTACTCCTAATGACATTTCGTTTATAATTGTTCATGGACAAAAAGATGTAGAAGATCTAATAGACCATATTTTAAATAAAAAAACAGTGGGTATTGGCGGAAAGAAAATAGAATCCGATAAGGAGCGTTATGCCTTAATTTCTAAAATCCTATCCTATGAACAAATAAAAGAAGACATCTTCTCCCACTAA
- a CDS encoding DUF1353 domain-containing protein, with protein MTQWPQINIRKTRPGEGNPRKTDQFITTEDFAYFHPLVGRRVVPAGFVTDGLSVPQVFWPLVPPHGIGFPAAVVHDDCYINQVGVIGNGSFFNEARRMADSAFYEHLILLGMPRWEARLAYFMVSRFGERAFRRYRKPVDVWESKD; from the coding sequence ATGACCCAGTGGCCCCAGATCAACATCCGCAAGACGCGGCCGGGGGAGGGCAATCCCAGGAAGACCGACCAGTTCATCACCACCGAGGACTTTGCCTACTTCCACCCGCTGGTGGGCCGCCGCGTGGTGCCGGCCGGTTTCGTGACCGACGGGCTGTCGGTGCCGCAGGTGTTCTGGCCGCTGGTGCCGCCGCACGGCATCGGGTTTCCGGCCGCCGTCGTGCACGACGACTGCTACATCAACCAGGTGGGCGTGATCGGCAACGGGAGCTTCTTCAATGAGGCCCGGCGTATGGCCGACTCGGCTTTTTACGAACACCTGATTTTGCTGGGCATGCCCCGCTGGGAGGCTAGGCTGGCCTATTTCATGGTGTCGCGCTTCGGGGAGAGGGCCTTCCGGCGCTACCGCAAGCCGGTGGATGTGTGGGAATCAAAAGACTGA
- a CDS encoding abortive infection system antitoxin AbiGi family protein, whose translation MAVSSSSLFHFTSGGSETLKLILENGFLVKKSNETYPITAPEKVINLQGGSGHYKTLEMNYSIPMVCFCDIPLSIISKHAEIYSSSDKKCLE comes from the coding sequence ATGGCTGTTAGCTCAAGCTCTCTATTTCATTTTACTAGTGGTGGTTCGGAAACTCTAAAACTTATTCTCGAAAATGGGTTTTTAGTTAAAAAAAGCAATGAAACATATCCTATAACAGCACCAGAAAAAGTAATTAACCTTCAGGGGGGTTCAGGACATTATAAAACTCTTGAGATGAATTATAGCATTCCGATGGTATGTTTTTGCGATATACCACTCTCAATTATAAGTAAGCATGCAGAAATTTATAGCTCATCTGACAAAAAGTGTTTGGAATAG
- a CDS encoding phage head spike fiber domain-containing protein, with amino-acid sequence MSIRKIDIQAVGPVQVPATPTGPRGPKGWTPVFVSLSDGFRKLVRITGWTGGVAPMPPTGFLGAAGLTDVIADAMDFAPRGLTHIEQDADGSLVLHYNDGTQQAIPAYFADVLEKVADFSAKYEDFLPKYEEVNNDTVSVTMSRADVENRQADIIERQEDIAERHGDIAAKHQEVDNDAVSVTMSRADVQGWYVTIQGWFNAISGWFPSIQTMYDAIAGWFPQIEVWQQQVSDNVALSEAKRVEVNGLVNQAAAIVFSGSTDWPTVPPLSSWHCDSGELDPRLELAFTGNLTTCDRRGILRSAPQAARALHYDALTGKCLGLPVWPSSENVLLRSGNLSVSPWVVTGAGAVAQQADGYLITLDNTQADILFSQTSAIPAAGETWTGSIVLKAGSIADIGKEVVLQLRRVGGTYIQSSVSIVLAEEYQTVSVKVTLGSDNTGGLRYYIVKAGSNPAAAIIAKMPGLEKKTLRTPHIPTADVPASRGNASVYMLGRAFESVYDKREWTQVIECDMLEAGGVEDFLYNTTGAPNSVYSIRRSANSTIVILVRSNALSGDYVLGSFPGTGILKVAARFKKGAFAASMNGGAVVSTSHNDLGTNTTAGWYGSFSGIPVQGKYLREITTYGPGITDSQLVALSRI; translated from the coding sequence ATGAGTATCCGAAAAATCGACATACAGGCCGTCGGGCCCGTCCAGGTACCCGCCACGCCCACCGGGCCGCGCGGGCCCAAAGGCTGGACGCCGGTCTTTGTCTCGCTCAGTGACGGCTTCCGCAAGCTGGTGCGCATCACCGGCTGGACCGGGGGCGTGGCCCCCATGCCCCCCACGGGCTTTTTGGGTGCGGCCGGGCTGACCGACGTGATCGCCGACGCCATGGACTTCGCCCCGCGCGGGCTGACCCACATCGAGCAGGATGCCGATGGCAGCCTGGTGCTGCACTACAACGACGGCACACAGCAGGCCATCCCGGCCTACTTTGCCGACGTGCTGGAGAAGGTGGCCGACTTCTCGGCCAAGTACGAGGACTTCCTGCCCAAGTATGAGGAAGTCAATAATGACACGGTGTCGGTCACGATGAGCCGGGCCGATGTGGAGAACCGCCAGGCCGACATCATCGAGCGGCAGGAAGACATTGCCGAACGCCACGGGGACATCGCCGCCAAGCACCAGGAGGTCGACAACGACGCCGTGTCAGTGACCATGAGCCGGGCCGACGTGCAGGGCTGGTATGTCACCATCCAGGGCTGGTTCAACGCCATCTCGGGCTGGTTCCCCTCCATCCAGACCATGTACGACGCCATAGCGGGCTGGTTCCCCCAGATCGAAGTGTGGCAGCAGCAGGTTAGTGACAACGTGGCCCTGTCCGAGGCCAAGCGGGTGGAAGTCAACGGGCTGGTCAATCAGGCGGCGGCGATCGTCTTCAGCGGCTCGACTGACTGGCCGACCGTACCGCCCTTGTCTTCGTGGCATTGCGACAGCGGCGAACTGGACCCGCGTCTGGAATTGGCCTTTACGGGCAACCTGACCACCTGCGACCGACGCGGGATACTCCGTTCGGCTCCACAGGCGGCCAGGGCATTGCACTACGACGCCTTAACAGGAAAATGCCTGGGTCTGCCCGTATGGCCGAGTTCCGAGAATGTGTTGCTTCGATCCGGCAATCTTAGTGTATCACCCTGGGTAGTAACAGGGGCGGGGGCGGTCGCCCAACAGGCCGATGGCTACCTCATTACGCTCGATAACACACAGGCGGACATACTATTTTCCCAGACGAGCGCAATTCCCGCTGCTGGCGAAACCTGGACGGGCTCGATTGTGCTGAAAGCGGGCTCGATAGCCGATATTGGAAAGGAAGTGGTACTGCAACTTCGTCGGGTAGGTGGCACATACATACAGTCTTCCGTTAGTATCGTCCTGGCGGAAGAGTACCAGACAGTTTCGGTCAAGGTGACACTCGGATCGGACAACACAGGCGGGTTGCGATACTATATTGTTAAGGCAGGAAGTAATCCGGCTGCCGCCATAATAGCGAAAATGCCGGGGCTGGAAAAAAAAACATTGCGCACACCCCACATTCCGACAGCCGACGTGCCTGCTTCGCGTGGCAACGCCTCGGTCTACATGCTGGGCCGTGCCTTCGAGAGCGTCTACGACAAGCGAGAATGGACACAGGTGATCGAATGCGATATGCTGGAAGCGGGAGGGGTGGAAGACTTCTTATACAACACCACCGGCGCACCTAACAGCGTGTACTCGATAAGGCGGTCTGCCAATAGCACTATCGTGATCCTGGTCCGCAGCAACGCGCTGTCGGGCGATTACGTCCTGGGCAGCTTTCCAGGAACAGGGATATTGAAGGTTGCAGCTCGCTTTAAGAAGGGAGCCTTCGCAGCCAGCATGAACGGTGGGGCGGTGGTATCCACCAGCCACAATGACCTGGGCACCAATACGACAGCGGGCTGGTACGGCAGCTTTTCCGGCATTCCCGTACAGGGGAAATATCTACGGGAGATTACCACTTATGGCCCAGGCATCACAGACTCGCAACTCGTAGCCCTTTCACGAATATAA
- a CDS encoding SymE family type I addiction module toxin, whose amino-acid sequence MAKIQKNRALRIGYRVRRNVFRQVKRVPEIKLMGNWLEAAGFAIGEGVEIMVQPGKIIIKNG is encoded by the coding sequence ATGGCAAAAATACAGAAAAATCGAGCATTACGCATCGGGTACCGGGTGCGCCGGAATGTTTTCCGGCAGGTGAAACGGGTACCGGAAATCAAGCTGATGGGCAACTGGCTGGAAGCGGCGGGTTTTGCGATCGGCGAAGGCGTGGAAATCATGGTTCAACCAGGTAAAATCATCATCAAAAATGGGTAA
- a CDS encoding mechanosensitive ion channel domain-containing protein, which yields MDKTKKIIADSETLIIFGIIVLVTVIIASLIGKYLQRILKRKSEDQNIDSTSFVFLKHIIIATIYFFGLGWALLTLPISENFAHSLFAGAGASTLILGFASQQILSNIMSGAFLIIKKPFKINDIIEIQGNRGRVIELDLHDITIEDEKKDKILIPNSMISNGIIRNVNKNLKEKINTQ from the coding sequence ATGGATAAGACAAAAAAAATAATTGCAGATTCTGAAACTTTAATCATTTTTGGAATTATTGTTTTAGTAACCGTAATAATTGCTTCGCTTATAGGAAAGTATCTGCAGAGAATATTAAAAAGAAAAAGTGAAGATCAAAATATAGATAGTACAAGCTTTGTGTTTCTAAAACATATCATTATTGCAACAATTTATTTTTTCGGTTTAGGATGGGCACTGTTGACATTGCCTATTTCTGAAAATTTTGCGCATTCTTTATTTGCGGGAGCTGGAGCTTCCACTTTGATATTGGGATTTGCTTCTCAACAAATTTTAAGTAATATCATGAGCGGAGCTTTTCTAATTATTAAGAAACCATTTAAGATTAATGACATAATTGAAATCCAAGGTAATAGAGGAAGAGTAATTGAATTAGATTTACATGATATTACAATTGAGGATGAAAAAAAGGATAAAATTTTAATCCCCAATTCAATGATTTCAAATGGGATAATTAGAAATGTAAATAAGAATTTAAAAGAAAAAATTAACACACAATAA